The proteins below come from a single Mya arenaria isolate MELC-2E11 chromosome 8, ASM2691426v1 genomic window:
- the LOC128244425 gene encoding arylalkylamine N-acetyltransferase 1-like — MASVGYGRGFGRGLLPPDNTSAFRKTKEDMHLPFGELTLITEDRYKDVLEKVQECFVIDEPIGKAVGIKWSPFFESFWLKALKTGISLMVVNPEDNDIIGFRINEYSLRKENMPDLNKLDDESLKIKDAFLLYAIGKANIYDHYSTDEAVHFLGLGVTRKYRKRGFGTLLMESGIKLAKNLGISPCYITGECSSNFSKRIYERLGFDVLSGTAYEDFEIEGKKVFRILENTNR, encoded by the exons ATGGCATCTGTTGGTTATGGCCGGGGGTTTGGTCGTGGGTTGTTACCTCCCGACAATACGTCG GCATTTCGGAAGACAAAAGAGGATATGCACTTGCCATTCGGTGAGCTTACGCTGATTACAGAAGACAGGTACAAGGATGTTTTAGAAAAGGTCCAAGAATGTTTCGTTATCGATGAGCCTATTGGAAAAGCTGTAGGCATTAAGTGGTCCCCATTCTTTGAATCATTCTGGTTAAAGGCGCTAAAGACAGGAATATCATTGATGGTTGTTAATCCCGAAGACAACGATATCATTGGCTTCCGAATAAATGAATACTcattaagaaaagaaaatatgcCGGATTTGAATAAGCTTGATGACGAGAGTCTGAAAATAAAGGATGCGTTCTTGCTTTATGCAATAGGGAAAGCGAATATCTACGACCACTACAGCACTGATGAAGCCGTTCATTTCCTTGGACTTGGAGTCACAAGGAAATATAGAAAGCGAGGGTTTGGGACCTTGCTTATGGAAAGTGGAATAAAGTTGGCCAAGAACCTCGGCATCAGCCCTTGCTATATCACAGGTGAATGTTCCTCGAACTTTTCAAAGAGGATTTATGAACGGTTAGGTTTTGACGTTTTGTCTGGAACGGCCTATGAAGATTTTGAAATCGAAGGAAAGAAAGTATTCAGAATACTGGAGAACACAAATCGATAA